From the Gramella sp. Hel_I_59 genome, one window contains:
- a CDS encoding aldose epimerase family protein codes for MLKTVQEEDLKIIELENGQQSKLKILNLGATLYSFSIKDKNDKPVEVVAGPAKITDYISETYWEHNKCFGASIGRFAGRIAEGEFSIGEEDFKLEENLDNTHLHGGANGFQTKIWEIKKISEAPNPSVKLTYVSKHMEEGYPGEVTVEATYTLTEDNKVKLSYRATTDRNTIINLTNHTYFNLNGGGSISDHFMQVNASKILELDENNLPTGNLTKLRDHPKDYRENKLLGNRELDDVYVLDVMENEVQAQLFAPLTGIKLKVMSNQPVLVIYSPESLPADIVYLNKMDENFPAVAIEAQNYPDAPNFRNFPSSLLKPGEVYENNIVFAFSVK; via the coding sequence ATGTTGAAAACAGTACAGGAAGAAGATCTAAAGATCATCGAGTTAGAAAATGGGCAGCAGAGCAAGCTAAAGATCCTGAACCTTGGAGCGACATTATATAGCTTTAGCATAAAAGATAAGAATGACAAGCCGGTAGAAGTTGTTGCAGGTCCTGCTAAGATTACAGATTATATTAGTGAAACTTACTGGGAGCATAATAAATGTTTTGGAGCCAGTATTGGTCGTTTTGCGGGAAGAATTGCTGAAGGGGAATTCAGCATTGGCGAGGAAGATTTTAAGCTGGAGGAGAATTTAGACAATACGCATTTACATGGAGGAGCAAATGGTTTTCAAACGAAAATCTGGGAAATCAAAAAGATCTCAGAAGCACCGAATCCTTCGGTAAAACTGACTTACGTAAGTAAGCATATGGAAGAAGGTTACCCTGGCGAAGTCACAGTTGAGGCGACTTACACTCTGACTGAGGATAACAAAGTGAAGCTTTCCTACCGCGCCACAACAGATAGAAATACGATCATTAACCTTACCAATCATACTTACTTTAATTTGAATGGAGGAGGAAGTATTAGTGATCATTTTATGCAGGTAAATGCTTCCAAGATCCTGGAACTGGATGAAAATAACCTACCGACTGGAAATTTGACAAAACTCAGGGATCATCCTAAGGACTATCGCGAGAATAAACTGCTTGGCAACAGGGAACTTGATGATGTGTATGTTTTGGATGTGATGGAAAATGAAGTGCAGGCACAGTTATTCGCTCCGCTCACCGGTATCAAACTCAAAGTGATGAGCAATCAGCCCGTTTTAGTCATCTATTCTCCGGAAAGTCTTCCGGCAGATATAGTGTATCTGAATAAGATGGATGAAAATTTTCCAGCGGTCGCGATTGAAGCACAAAATTATCCTGATGCTCCCAATTTCAGAAACTTCCCTAGCAGTCTTCTAAAACCAGGTGAAGTCTATGAAAACAACATCGTTTTTGCTTTTTCTGTGAAATAA
- a CDS encoding solute:sodium symporter family transporter — protein MIGILSFVGFTALVAIIAYFATRSTDETTSDGYFLGGRSLTAGVIAGSVLLTNLSTEQIVGLNGSAYSEGILVMAWETLAALAIVITALFLLPRYLKGGLTTVPQFLEKRFDRTTKSIVSGLFLSGYMVILLPIVLYSGSIAISTMFEIPELLGVSDTAALWICVWGIGIIGSIYAIFGGLKAVAVSDTINAIGLLIGGLMIPVFGLMAIGDGDMLSGLTTLVDSNPEKFDSIGGSDASVPFSTIFTGMMLVQLFYWGTNQAIIQRALAAKNLREGQKGLMLAAFIKILGPIIVVLPGIIAWHLFEGNLENADQAYPALVNEVLPPVLVGFFAAVLFGAILSSFNSALNSSVTLFGIDIYKHHFNPDASEREVVKKGKTFGIFIAIASMFIAPLIANAPQGLFGYLQEVNGCYSIPILTIVVVGYLSKRIPALGAKVALFSGVGLYLVYLGLKYFVVGEDALPHYLHVMAILFVMNIAIMWIIGRVRPRKDEFVLEHTKQVDISPWKYVLPVGIVICVLVIFVYVYFAQ, from the coding sequence ATGATAGGAATTTTATCCTTCGTTGGATTTACAGCACTCGTAGCTATTATCGCATATTTCGCGACAAGATCAACAGATGAAACTACCAGCGATGGTTATTTTTTAGGAGGTAGAAGTCTAACGGCCGGTGTAATTGCCGGGTCAGTGTTACTTACTAATCTTTCTACCGAGCAGATCGTAGGATTGAATGGATCTGCTTACAGCGAAGGAATACTTGTAATGGCATGGGAAACTCTTGCAGCATTAGCCATTGTAATTACAGCACTGTTCCTACTTCCCCGCTATTTAAAAGGAGGTCTCACTACTGTACCGCAATTCTTAGAGAAAAGATTTGATAGAACGACGAAATCAATAGTATCCGGATTGTTCTTATCTGGATATATGGTCATATTGCTACCTATTGTACTGTATTCCGGTAGTATTGCCATAAGTACGATGTTCGAGATTCCCGAACTTCTTGGAGTAAGTGATACTGCTGCCTTATGGATTTGTGTATGGGGAATAGGTATAATTGGTTCTATTTACGCAATATTTGGTGGTTTGAAAGCAGTAGCTGTATCTGACACCATTAACGCGATCGGACTGTTAATTGGAGGTTTAATGATCCCTGTTTTTGGCCTTATGGCCATCGGCGATGGAGATATGCTAAGCGGTTTAACTACCCTGGTAGATTCGAATCCTGAGAAATTTGATTCAATTGGAGGTTCAGATGCTTCAGTTCCATTTTCTACAATATTTACAGGAATGATGCTGGTTCAACTTTTTTATTGGGGAACCAATCAGGCAATCATTCAGAGAGCACTGGCTGCAAAGAATTTGCGCGAAGGCCAGAAAGGTTTAATGCTGGCAGCTTTTATAAAAATCTTAGGTCCAATAATCGTTGTTCTTCCTGGAATCATTGCTTGGCATTTGTTCGAAGGTAATCTTGAGAATGCAGATCAGGCTTATCCAGCACTTGTGAACGAAGTTTTACCACCGGTACTTGTAGGATTCTTTGCAGCAGTTCTATTTGGAGCAATTTTAAGTTCTTTTAACTCTGCACTTAATTCCTCGGTTACTCTCTTCGGAATAGATATTTATAAGCATCATTTTAATCCAGATGCTTCGGAAAGAGAAGTTGTGAAAAAAGGTAAAACCTTTGGGATTTTTATTGCAATTGCATCTATGTTTATTGCGCCACTAATCGCTAACGCTCCTCAAGGTCTGTTTGGTTATCTTCAGGAAGTTAATGGTTGTTACAGTATTCCAATTCTTACGATTGTAGTTGTTGGATATCTTTCTAAAAGAATCCCAGCACTAGGTGCAAAAGTAGCACTGTTTAGCGGTGTTGGACTTTATCTGGTATACTTAGGATTGAAGTATTTTGTTGTTGGTGAAGATGCCTTACCACATTACCTACACGTAATGGCGATACTATTTGTGATGAATATTGCAATCATGTGGATCATAGGAAGGGTGAGACCTAGAAAAGATGAATTCGTGTTGGAACACACTAAGCAGGTAGATATTAGTCCGTGGAAGTATGTGTTACCAGTGGGAATAGTAATATGTGTTTTGGTAATTTTCGTTTACGTTTATTTTGCACAGTAG
- a CDS encoding UDP-glucose--hexose-1-phosphate uridylyltransferase: protein MNNELNKLPHRRYNILTGEWILVSPHRTKRPWQGKTEENKISEKASFDPGCYLCPGNTRASGETNPEYSEPYAFINDYSSLLPDTPELNFEHGLLKAETERGICKVVCFSPDHSLTLPLMEVSEITKVVQIWKTEFSELGKNPDINYIQIFENKGAIMGCSNPHPHGQIWSQSSIPTEISKRSERFKAYWQKNNSSLLGDYLSQELTLGERILDENEHFVSLIPFWAVWPFEAMIIPKRHLQQITELDEKEEIAFADIIKKLTIKYDNLFETSFPYSSGIHQAPTNGKNHPEWHFHMSFYPPLLRSATVKKFMVGYEMFAGPQRDITAEQAVKMLNAQPNIHYKKS from the coding sequence ATGAATAATGAATTGAACAAATTACCGCATCGCAGGTATAATATTTTGACCGGTGAATGGATACTGGTTTCTCCGCATCGCACAAAAAGACCATGGCAGGGTAAAACCGAAGAGAATAAAATCAGCGAGAAAGCCTCGTTCGATCCGGGTTGCTATCTATGTCCAGGAAATACCAGGGCAAGTGGAGAAACTAATCCGGAATATTCTGAACCTTATGCTTTCATAAACGATTACAGCTCTCTGCTTCCGGATACTCCTGAATTAAATTTTGAGCATGGTTTATTAAAGGCTGAAACTGAAAGGGGAATTTGCAAAGTTGTTTGTTTCTCTCCAGATCATTCGCTAACTCTTCCATTGATGGAAGTTTCAGAAATCACGAAGGTTGTGCAGATCTGGAAAACCGAATTCTCTGAGCTAGGGAAAAATCCAGACATCAATTACATCCAAATCTTTGAAAATAAGGGGGCTATCATGGGGTGTAGCAATCCGCATCCTCATGGGCAAATATGGTCGCAATCGTCCATCCCAACCGAAATTTCGAAAAGATCTGAGAGATTTAAAGCATACTGGCAAAAGAACAACTCCAGCCTTCTTGGTGATTATTTAAGTCAGGAGCTGACTTTAGGAGAACGCATTCTCGATGAGAATGAGCATTTTGTATCCTTAATTCCATTCTGGGCGGTATGGCCTTTCGAAGCGATGATCATTCCTAAAAGGCATCTTCAGCAAATAACAGAACTTGATGAAAAAGAAGAGATTGCTTTTGCAGATATTATAAAAAAGCTTACCATAAAGTATGATAACCTGTTTGAAACGTCATTTCCGTACTCATCCGGGATACACCAAGCCCCAACCAATGGCAAGAACCATCCTGAATGGCATTTTCATATGAGCTTCTACCCGCCATTATTGCGATCTGCAACGGTTAAGAAGTTTATGGTTGGTTACGAAATGTTTGCAGGACCTCAGCGAGACATCACCGCAGAACAGGCCGTAAAGATGCTGAATGCACAACCGAATATACATTATAAAAAGAGCTAA
- the galK gene encoding galactokinase, whose protein sequence is MTNIRSFSTKPSVFDDFQPELLVNSPGRINLIGEHTDYNEGFVMPTAIDKHIRFKFRINDTENFCRIYSDTFNNGFEFHLDQPLKKQSDWRDYLLGIIHELQQENKILEGFDCIISSDLPTGAGISSSAALECGFCTGLNELFDLNLSDIEIAKMAQRAENRFVGSNCGIMDQFASILSKKDHFIKLDCRSLATEYIPADLGNFKLLLLNTRVSHNLADSDYNSRREECEAAIRTIQLKNPQIKSLRDVDFNLLENYRSELSEQTYQRCLYVLQENDRVQAAADALRNNDLQSLGKLMYASHRGLQHQYEVSCQELDFMVNYAEAKEFIYGSRMMGGGFGGCTINLINSENIQGYITEVSEAYFERFKIYPEAIEVAPSAGTEIIKLVSHE, encoded by the coding sequence TTGACAAATATCAGATCTTTTTCTACGAAGCCTTCGGTTTTTGATGATTTCCAACCGGAATTACTCGTAAATTCTCCTGGACGAATCAACCTGATTGGAGAACATACAGATTATAATGAAGGCTTCGTGATGCCCACAGCGATCGATAAACATATAAGATTCAAATTCAGAATAAATGATACGGAAAACTTCTGCAGAATATACAGTGATACTTTTAATAATGGATTTGAATTTCATCTCGACCAGCCATTAAAAAAGCAAAGCGACTGGAGAGATTATTTACTCGGGATCATTCACGAACTTCAGCAGGAGAATAAAATACTGGAAGGTTTTGATTGTATAATTTCCAGCGATCTGCCTACCGGTGCCGGGATAAGTTCTTCCGCAGCACTGGAATGTGGATTCTGTACAGGCCTTAATGAATTATTTGATCTGAATTTGAGCGACATTGAAATCGCAAAGATGGCTCAACGTGCAGAAAATAGGTTTGTAGGTTCCAACTGCGGAATCATGGATCAATTTGCTTCCATTCTCAGTAAAAAAGATCATTTTATCAAACTGGATTGCCGAAGTCTTGCTACTGAATATATTCCTGCAGATCTTGGAAATTTCAAATTGCTCCTTTTAAATACAAGGGTTTCCCATAATCTGGCCGACAGTGATTACAATTCCAGGCGTGAGGAATGTGAAGCAGCGATCAGGACAATTCAATTGAAGAATCCGCAAATAAAAAGCTTACGAGATGTGGACTTTAACTTGCTAGAAAATTATCGATCAGAACTTTCTGAGCAGACTTACCAACGCTGTTTATATGTACTACAGGAAAACGATCGTGTGCAGGCAGCTGCAGATGCGCTTCGCAATAATGATCTTCAATCTCTAGGGAAATTGATGTATGCTTCTCATCGCGGCTTGCAGCATCAATATGAGGTGAGTTGTCAGGAACTGGACTTTATGGTTAATTATGCTGAAGCAAAAGAATTTATCTATGGAAGCAGGATGATGGGTGGTGGCTTTGGCGGCTGCACCATTAACCTCATCAATTCTGAAAATATTCAAGGCTATATTACTGAAGTTTCCGAAGCGTATTTTGAAAGATTCAAGATCTATCCGGAAGCAATTGAAGTAGCACCATCAGCCGGAACAGAAATAATAAAACTGGTATCCCATGAATAA
- a CDS encoding NUDIX domain-containing protein: MHTKNSQPDVFEPTDLYQVREKMYVATDCIIFGFHEGKLKLLVFERQVEPLKGSWSLVGSFVRLDEDLEVAGQRVLEEATGLKEVFMQQLKTYGKQDRDPGYRCISVAQYALIRVEDYIDKLEKHYGAHWFEIDDLPELVLDHDQMVQDALEQLRHNARHRPIGFELLPEKFTIPQLQNLYEAIYQKPLDARNFRKKVLSLNVLEKLEEKDKSGSKRGAFLHKFNKENYLQLLKAGYNFEIF; encoded by the coding sequence ATGCATACTAAGAACTCACAACCCGATGTTTTTGAACCAACAGATTTGTACCAGGTCAGGGAGAAAATGTATGTCGCAACAGACTGTATCATTTTTGGTTTTCATGAGGGTAAGCTAAAATTACTTGTTTTCGAGCGCCAGGTCGAGCCCTTAAAAGGTTCCTGGTCGCTAGTTGGTAGCTTTGTACGGCTGGACGAAGATCTGGAAGTGGCAGGGCAGAGAGTTTTAGAAGAGGCTACCGGGTTGAAAGAGGTTTTTATGCAACAATTAAAGACCTATGGTAAACAGGACCGTGACCCGGGCTACCGTTGTATTTCTGTAGCTCAGTACGCTTTAATTAGAGTGGAGGATTACATAGACAAACTGGAAAAACATTATGGTGCCCACTGGTTTGAAATCGATGATCTTCCCGAATTAGTTCTGGATCATGATCAAATGGTACAGGATGCATTGGAACAACTAAGGCATAACGCGCGTCATAGACCCATTGGTTTTGAGCTGCTGCCAGAGAAGTTTACCATTCCACAGTTACAGAACCTTTATGAAGCGATCTACCAGAAGCCACTGGACGCGAGAAACTTTAGAAAAAAAGTACTATCTCTCAATGTTTTAGAAAAACTGGAGGAAAAAGATAAATCGGGTAGTAAACGCGGTGCTTTTTTGCATAAATTCAATAAAGAGAATTACTTACAACTATTAAAAGCAGGATATAATTTCGAGATTTTCTAA
- a CDS encoding TIM barrel protein: protein MAKDQFRRTLLKNLGIGAGLLAIPSFSNASGFDVAKINLKESTSKINHSVCRWCYADIPLKEFAKACKKLGISGIDLLKPSEWQIVQEEGLACSMATDDFISLTDGFNDPENHQTLQTSYRELIDKAADNNIQNVICFSGSRRGMNNETGWNNCVEGLKPLLDYAESRNVTLVMELLNSKVDHPDYMADHTAWGAELARRLDRPNFKLLYDIYHMQIMEGDVIRNIRKFHSYINHYHTAGNPGRNEINNSQELNYPAIIQAIYDAGFDGYIAQEFIPTYENKLKALEEAIGICTI from the coding sequence ATGGCTAAAGATCAATTTCGTAGAACACTATTAAAGAACCTGGGAATTGGAGCTGGGCTACTTGCTATTCCATCATTTTCGAATGCATCCGGTTTCGATGTTGCAAAAATTAATTTAAAGGAATCTACTTCAAAGATCAATCATTCTGTTTGTCGCTGGTGTTATGCAGATATCCCACTTAAGGAGTTTGCCAAGGCTTGCAAAAAATTAGGAATTAGCGGCATTGATCTTTTAAAACCTTCAGAATGGCAAATTGTGCAGGAAGAAGGTCTAGCATGTTCTATGGCTACCGACGATTTTATCAGTTTAACCGATGGATTCAATGACCCTGAAAATCATCAGACATTGCAAACTTCTTATAGAGAACTCATCGACAAAGCTGCTGATAATAATATACAGAATGTCATCTGTTTTTCTGGGAGTCGGCGTGGGATGAATAATGAAACCGGCTGGAACAACTGTGTAGAAGGATTAAAGCCCTTATTGGACTATGCTGAATCACGCAATGTTACGCTTGTCATGGAATTGCTGAATAGCAAAGTGGACCATCCAGATTATATGGCAGATCATACGGCTTGGGGAGCCGAACTTGCCAGAAGACTGGACAGACCCAACTTTAAATTACTCTACGATATTTACCATATGCAGATCATGGAAGGTGACGTTATTCGAAACATTAGAAAATTTCATTCGTACATCAATCACTATCATACCGCGGGAAATCCTGGAAGGAACGAGATCAATAATTCTCAGGAATTAAACTATCCTGCAATCATTCAGGCGATTTATGATGCCGGTTTTGACGGTTATATCGCTCAGGAATTTATTCCTACCTATGAGAATAAGCTAAAAGCACTCGAAGAAGCCATCGGGATCTGTACTATCTAA
- a CDS encoding membrane or secreted protein: protein MTRIFKSITVLIVLLLNINKAYSQVTTVVDENGIIRWEPSGEEVKGFGVNYSAPFAHAYRSAEKLGLDIKAEIDKDLYHFSRLNFDLYRLHVWDTEISDAEGNLLENKHLDAFDYLLSELKKRKINFVITPIAYWGNGWPEPDEETPGFSNKYGKEGSLTNPKAIAAQQNYLTQFMNHVNPYTGIAYKNDPNLIAVEISNEPHHRGTPKEVKEFINKLAKAIRDSGSKKPVFYNVTHSVHLADTYFESDIQGGTFQWYPTGLGFKKEIPGNLLPNVNDYNIPFNNAIENNNAAKLVYEFDAADVNKSYIYPAMARSFREAGIQIGTHFAYDPSFLAYANTEYNTHYMNLNYTPHKALGHMIAGEIFHHTKLGEEQGTYPDNLKFGDFLIQYEDDLAVYNSAEKFIYTNSNSEKPEAISELREIAGHGSSEVIEFEGKGAYFLDKLDEGVWRLEVMPDPFLIQDPFGNNSLDKTLAVIKYNLNEMKIDLPGLAGNFEFKQINIPESKDQKAKGGAISVSPGTYILTAAGRDFEIENYKGDFRLKLDNFVAVEESVDRTYVLHEATNAAEANQSLSIDAEIVSNEEVTKAEIWFQNGNIYEAVQMNAENQYDYSAEVPQNLLIPGIFTYRIILETAEEKLTFPGKVSGSPENWDFYSEDVYATRIYDKSSFISLFDASMDADMVVHSWRPGNKIVPLNSIEDEFQVRLDELFSEDIENKNATPIYNYSFRFNFKKKIGARLPGDQKELIIKARNLKSGTEKLQVALLMENGSAFGKVIELGQDLKEIRIKLDELEPVRTVTLPRPYPGFLPYYFEHQNPQDFDLQMIEAIQFSIGPGIERENLQKSHEIGIVNVKLQ, encoded by the coding sequence ATGACTCGAATTTTCAAATCGATCACTGTTCTTATTGTACTTCTTTTAAATATAAATAAAGCTTATTCTCAGGTTACTACAGTTGTAGATGAGAATGGGATAATTCGCTGGGAGCCTTCGGGAGAGGAAGTAAAAGGTTTTGGAGTCAATTATTCGGCACCATTCGCACATGCTTACCGTTCTGCTGAAAAACTTGGGCTTGATATCAAAGCTGAAATTGATAAAGATCTCTATCATTTTTCCCGGCTCAATTTCGATTTGTATCGTCTTCACGTCTGGGATACCGAAATTAGCGATGCAGAAGGGAATTTACTTGAAAATAAACACTTGGATGCGTTCGATTATTTGCTGAGTGAACTTAAGAAACGTAAGATCAATTTTGTGATCACTCCAATCGCATATTGGGGAAATGGCTGGCCGGAACCAGATGAGGAGACTCCAGGATTTTCCAATAAGTATGGCAAGGAAGGAAGTTTGACCAATCCAAAAGCGATCGCTGCCCAGCAAAACTATCTTACACAATTTATGAATCACGTGAATCCATATACAGGAATTGCGTATAAAAATGATCCGAATCTTATCGCTGTAGAAATTAGCAATGAACCACATCATCGCGGCACTCCTAAGGAGGTTAAAGAATTCATTAATAAACTCGCGAAGGCTATTCGGGATTCCGGTTCTAAGAAACCTGTCTTTTATAATGTCACCCATAGCGTCCACCTTGCAGACACTTATTTTGAATCTGATATTCAGGGTGGTACTTTTCAATGGTATCCAACCGGACTTGGTTTTAAGAAGGAAATCCCGGGGAATTTACTTCCCAATGTGAACGATTATAATATTCCGTTCAACAATGCTATCGAAAATAATAACGCCGCTAAACTGGTGTATGAGTTCGATGCTGCCGATGTTAATAAATCATATATCTATCCCGCAATGGCACGCAGTTTTCGAGAAGCGGGAATTCAGATTGGGACGCATTTTGCCTATGATCCATCTTTTCTGGCCTATGCGAATACGGAATATAATACTCATTACATGAATCTCAATTATACTCCGCATAAGGCTTTAGGTCATATGATCGCCGGGGAGATATTCCATCATACCAAATTAGGCGAAGAGCAGGGAACCTATCCCGACAACTTGAAATTTGGAGATTTTCTTATTCAGTATGAGGATGATCTAGCTGTCTATAATTCTGCGGAAAAGTTTATTTACACGAATTCTAATTCTGAAAAGCCTGAAGCTATTTCAGAATTGAGAGAAATCGCAGGTCACGGTAGTTCTGAAGTGATCGAATTTGAAGGAAAAGGAGCTTATTTTCTGGATAAATTAGACGAAGGAGTCTGGCGTCTGGAAGTAATGCCCGATCCTTTTCTTATTCAGGATCCCTTCGGAAATAATAGTCTCGATAAAACGCTTGCCGTGATCAAGTATAATTTAAACGAGATGAAAATAGATCTTCCCGGGCTTGCTGGAAATTTTGAGTTCAAACAGATAAATATTCCAGAATCTAAAGATCAGAAGGCTAAAGGTGGCGCAATTTCAGTTTCACCCGGCACTTATATTCTTACTGCGGCAGGCAGGGATTTTGAAATTGAAAATTATAAAGGAGACTTTCGCTTGAAACTCGACAACTTTGTGGCGGTGGAAGAGTCGGTTGACCGTACCTATGTCCTGCATGAAGCCACTAATGCTGCGGAAGCGAATCAGAGCCTTTCTATCGATGCAGAGATCGTTTCAAATGAGGAGGTCACGAAAGCTGAGATATGGTTTCAGAACGGGAATATCTACGAAGCAGTACAAATGAACGCAGAAAATCAATACGATTATTCCGCAGAAGTACCGCAAAATCTGCTTATACCAGGAATATTTACTTACCGTATCATCCTGGAAACTGCTGAAGAAAAGCTGACATTTCCTGGTAAGGTTTCGGGTAGTCCGGAGAATTGGGATTTCTATTCTGAAGATGTTTATGCTACTCGTATTTATGATAAAAGTTCTTTTATCTCGCTTTTCGACGCTTCTATGGATGCAGATATGGTGGTTCATTCTTGGAGACCTGGCAATAAAATTGTTCCCCTAAATTCTATTGAAGACGAATTTCAGGTAAGACTGGATGAATTATTTTCAGAAGATATAGAGAATAAAAACGCAACTCCAATTTACAATTACTCTTTTCGATTTAATTTTAAGAAGAAAATAGGAGCAAGGCTTCCTGGAGATCAGAAGGAACTTATCATCAAGGCACGTAATCTTAAATCGGGTACCGAGAAACTTCAGGTTGCTTTATTAATGGAAAACGGTTCGGCTTTCGGAAAAGTAATCGAATTGGGTCAGGATCTAAAAGAGATAAGGATCAAACTTGATGAACTTGAGCCAGTAAGAACGGTCACTTTACCACGTCCTTATCCTGGTTTTCTACCCTATTATTTTGAGCATCAGAATCCGCAAGATTTTGATTTGCAAATGATAGAAGCAATTCAATTTTCTATCGGTCCCGGGATCGAGCGTGAAAATCTTCAGAAGTCACATGAAATTGGTATTGTAAATGTTAAACTTCAGTAG